From the genome of Plectropomus leopardus isolate mb chromosome 13, YSFRI_Pleo_2.0, whole genome shotgun sequence, one region includes:
- the LOC121952164 gene encoding claudin-4-like has product MVSTGLQILGAALGTLGWIGAIIVCALPMWKVTAFIGSNIVTSQTSWEGIWMSCVVQSTGQMQCKVYDSMLALSPDLQAARALTIVAIVVGIMAILLSVAGGQCTNCVEDPSSKTKVGIAAGVLFIIAGILCAIPVCWTAHTIIRDFYNPLMVNAQKRELFIMASQGLQIMGVLLAFIGWLGTIITCALPMWRVTAFVGANIVTAQVIWEGLWMNCVVQSTGQMQCKVYDSMLALPQDLQAARAMVVVSVIVGVFGILMAVVGGKCTNCMEDEVAKAKACIVSGVIFIIAALLIMIPVSWSAHAVIRDFYNPLVVAAQRRELGSALYIGWGSAGLLLLGGGLLCNNCPPKDGSRPYMPAKFAPVRTVSSNVDYV; this is encoded by the exons ATGGTGTCCACTGGGCTACAAATTCTGGGCGCAGCTCTGGGAACCCTGGGCTGGATTGGTGCCATTATCGTGTGCGCCCTTCCCATGTGGAAGGTCACTGCCTTCATCGGCAGCAACATCGTGACCTCGCAGACTTCATGGGAAGGTATTTGGATGAGCTGCGTGGTTCAGAGCACAGGCCAGATGCAGTGCAAGGTTTACGACTCCATGCTGGCCCTCAGCCCTGACCTCCAGGCCGCCCGGGCCCTGACGATCGTCGCCATCGTGGTGGGCATCATGGCTATCCTGCTCTCTGTAGCTGGAGGGCAATGCACCAACTGTGTGGAGGATCCATCATCCAAGACCAAGGTGGGCATTGCAGCCGGAGTTCTGTTCATCATTGCTGGGATCCTCTGCGCCATCCCTGTCTGCTGGACGGCCCACACCATCATCCGAGACTTCTACAATCCGCTGATGGTCAACGCCCAGAAGAGAGAGCT CTTTATCATGGCTTCTCAGGGCCTCCAGATCATGGGCGTGCTGCTGGCCTTCATTGGCTGGCTGGGCACCATCATCACCTGTGCTTTGCCCATGTGGAGAGTCACTGCTTTCGTTGGGGCGAACATTGTCACCGCCCAAGTGATCTGGGAAGGCCTGTGGATGAACTGTGTGGTCCAGAGCACAGGCCAGATGCAGTGTAAGGTGTATGACTCCATGCTGGCTCTACCTCAAGACCTGCAGGCTGCCAGGGCCATGGTGGTCGTCTCCGTGATCGTTGGGGTGTTTGGCATCCTCATGGCCGTGGTTGGAGGAAAGTGCACCAACTGCATGGAAGACGAAGTGGCCAAAGCCAAAGCCTGCATCGTGTCCGGAGTGATCTTCATAATAGCCGCCTTGTTGATCATGATCCCAGTATCGTGGTCGGCTCACGCGGTCATCAGGGATTTTTATAACCCCCTGGTAGTCGCGGCTCAGAGGAGAGAGCTGGGGTCTGCACTTTATATTGGTTGGGGCTCCgctgggctgctgctgctgggaggaGGCCTGCTCTGCAACAACTGCCCCCCAAAAGACGGCTCAAGACCCTACATGCCTGCCAAGTTTGCCCCTGTGAGAACCGTGTCTTCA
- the LOC121952184 gene encoding claudin-4-like translates to MASFGLELVGVILSVLGLVLSVTSCALPMWRVTAFIGSNIVTAQVYWEGLWMNCVFQSTGQMQCKVYDSMLALPQDLQAARALTVVSIIIGVVALLISVAGAKCTNCIEDEVVKARVMVASGGSFVTAALTQLVPVSWSAHTIVVEFYSPVIPSGQKMEIGAALYLAMSMGMEIVGIALGVIGFIIAIVTCALPMWRVSAFIGANIVTAQTIWEGLWMNCVTQSTGQMQCKVYDSLLALPQELQASRAMMIIAIILGVLGVMISIVGAKCTNCIDDEASKAKVMIIAGIFFILGGLLVLIPVSWTASVVIRDFYNPLLTSGQRRELGASLYIGWAAAALLLIGGAMLCTSCPPKEQKYKPPRMAYSAPRSTSAGGGYDRKDYV, encoded by the exons ATGGCGTCTTTTGGACTTGAATTAGTTGGCGTCATTCTGTCAGTGCTCGGCTTGGTGCTGAGTGTGACCAGCTGTGCTTTGCCGATGTGGAGGGTCACTGCATTCATTGGGTCCAACATTGTCACAGCTCAGGTGTACTGGGAGGGCCTGTGGATGAACTGTGTGTTCCAGAGCACGGGGCAGATGCAGTGTAAGGTCTACGACTCCATGCTAGCCTTGCCTCAGGACCTGCAGGCCGCCAGGGCGCTCACCGTCGTCTCCATCATCATTGGCGTGGTGGCTCTCCTCATCTCTGTAGCGGGAGCAAAGTGCACCAACTGCATCGAGGATGAAGTGGTTAAAGCCAGGGTGATGGTCGCCTCAGGCGGCTCGTTCGTCACAGCAGCACTGACCCAGCTGGTGCCCGTTTCCTGGTCGGCGCACACCATCGTGGTTGAGTTCTACAGTCCAGTCATCCCCTCTGGTCAGAAGATGGAGATCGGGGCGGCGCTGTATCTTG CCATGTCGATGGGCATGGAGATCGTGGGCATTGCCCTTGGAGTCATTGGTTTTATTATTGCAATTGTAACATGCGCCCTGCCGATGTGGAGGGTGTCGGCCTTCATCGGAGCCAACATTGTAACTGCTCAGACCATCTGGGAAGGTTTATGGATGAACTGTGTCACCCAGAGCACCGGCCAGATGCAGTGCAAGGTATACGACTCGTTGCTGGCCTTGCCTCAGGAGCTGCAAGCCTCCAGAGCGATGATGATCATCGCCATCATTCTTGGGGTACTGGGAGTCATGATCTCCATCGTCGGTGCCAAGTGTACCAACTGCATTGACGACGAGGCGTCCAAAGCCAAAGTGATGATCATCGCTGGAATCTTCTTCATCCTTGGTGGCCTTTTGGTTCTCATCCCCGTCTCTTGGACAGCCAGCGTCGTCATCCGTGATTTCTACAATCCCCTTCTTACCAGCGGGCAGAGGAGGGAGCTGGGGGCATCGCTCTACATCGGCTGGGCAGCGGCGGCCCTGCTCCTGATTGGTGGGGCGATGCTGTGCACCAGCTGCCCGCCGAAAGAGCAGAAGTACAAGCCGCCCCGGATGGCCTACTCCGCCCCACGCAGCACCAGTGCAGGCGGAGGATACGACAGGAAAGACTATGTCTGA